The DNA region GAGTATGGAGATAGCTTGAATGGGCGCATCGTCGTCGAATCGGTTGCCGGTGAAGAAGATGGTGGAATTGGTGCGGCAACCGCCGCTCACCTGAACCCATATCCGTTCGAACGCGACGCTGTGATTGTCGCCGAACCGACCGAAATGGGAGTTGTCACTGCAACCGAGGGCAATCTGATGAAGGAAATCCAACTCACTGGACGCTCAGCCCATGCGGCAACACGCTGGCGCGGTGAATCTGTCCTCCCGTACTTCGAGCAGATTCGTCGTGCTTTCGAGGAGCTAGAGGCCGAACGCGATGAAACGATAACTCATCCACTTTACGAGGGCTATCCTCTCTCATGGCCAGTCAATATCGGTATCGTCCGCGCCGGGTCATGGGCGTCGAGCGTGCCTGCACACCTTTCAGCCCAGGTACGTATCGGCGTCGCTCCTAGCGAGTCGCTCGAAGAAGTCGAAATTGCCTTTCAAAAGCGTCTCGATGAGGTCACCAATAACAGCGAGTGGCTCAGTGCTCATCCACCAACGTTCGAGCGACGGTCGATTCAATTCGCCTCCGCGGAGTGTGATCCAGACGCTGAGATCATCGGCACGCTTCAAACAGCAATGGACGAACACGGTCTCGAAGCCAACGAACCATATGGCGCGACGTATGGTGCTGACTCTCGGCACTACCTCGCTGCCGATATCCCAACCGTGCTATTCGGGCCGGGAAGTGTCGAGAATGCCCACTTCCCGAACGAGTCGGTCAGTTGGTCAGAAGTGCAGACTACGACAGCGGTGCTCGCAGAGACCGGCCGTCGTTTCCTCGCCTGAATCGCGTCACGTCCTTAAGACGGTCTTGGTTACTATTCGAGTTGAGGATCAATCGTCAGTTTGGAATTCGGGTGAATCGTAGAGTTGCTGAATTATCTGTTCGTCCTCGACCTTGCTTCCCTGCGAACGGAGATACGCTCGGTAGCCAAAGAAGATGGCTGCACCAGTGAGACCCCATACGAAAAGCATGAGGGCTGGATTCGACGTGAGGCCCTCGATAACGTTTCCGCGTAGTACCATCGATACCGCTGGCCCTATCCCGTTCACTGAGAGCGTCTGCCAGCCGAATATACCCATCGTGACTGCAGCAATGCCGCCAACGATCGTACAGGCTACTGGCGACAACCGAAACTCCGACTGGGCATACAGATCGGGGCGAAGCCACGGCAGCATCATCCCCGAGAACGAGTGGGTGAGGTAGACAAGCGTCACCGACGCCAGGGTAATTAGTATCGCAAATCGGAAAGTTGCCGTCAACACGAAGACGACACTGATAACATACGTAATGATTAGAGAAACATCCGGCGTGTGGAATCGGTCGTTGACGTGGGCGAGCGCACTTGGAACGGTGTTGTCTTTCCCGAAGGCGTAGAGCAATCGACTTGGAACCAGATAACACGTGTTCATCGTCGTTATGTAGGCGAGAATGCTGGCAAATGCGACGATGACAGCTGTATTGGCTGGGAAGTACGCTTGCGCGGCCACAGTTAATGGCGCCTCTGCTTCGGCCGCAGTCTGCCATCCAATGACGCCAATTACGACGAAGGTAACGAGTGTGTAGAGTATTCCGACGCCGAGCGAGGTGTACACGAATAATTTCGGCAGCGTCTGCTGGGGAGCTTTCATCTCTTCACCGGTCTGTGCGAGCGCCTCGAAGCCAACATAGGAAAACAACAGCACTGCAGTACCAG from Halococcus salsus includes:
- a CDS encoding M20/M25/M40 family metallo-hydrolase; amino-acid sequence: MRDLTSQYDDELQSFVERLVRFKTTSGNEQQAQEWVESELAALGYEVYTWDAPAEKLAEFNEFPSASEIDTTDRPSVGGVLEFGDPDAGPTLVFNGHIDVVPAEESLWDSDPFEPTWTDTTLTARGAADMKSGLGACVFAALVLHKEYGDSLNGRIVVESVAGEEDGGIGAATAAHLNPYPFERDAVIVAEPTEMGVVTATEGNLMKEIQLTGRSAHAATRWRGESVLPYFEQIRRAFEELEAERDETITHPLYEGYPLSWPVNIGIVRAGSWASSVPAHLSAQVRIGVAPSESLEEVEIAFQKRLDEVTNNSEWLSAHPPTFERRSIQFASAECDPDAEIIGTLQTAMDEHGLEANEPYGATYGADSRHYLAADIPTVLFGPGSVENAHFPNESVSWSEVQTTTAVLAETGRRFLA
- a CDS encoding APC family permease, whose protein sequence is MSSDTKESGLVRQLGWIHGATIMAGMMIGAGIFVVTGEAAGIMGPAVPLGFLAVVPLIIATAVIYSIYMSGPLGEHAGGAYVHISRTWNSLFTGYIVMWMKWIAYAGSIAAIGIDLGGVIHSFGVFAGLSAQTWTLLAVTILFLVNLFGVDIYGNAQALLTVPLVGILLLLVVPGLFVIDAGNFTPLFPQQLYATGYIDPILAGTAVLLFSYVGFEALAQTGEEMKAPQQTLPKLFVYTSLGVGILYTLVTFVVIGVIGWQTAAEAEAPLTVAAQAYFPANTAVIVAFASILAYITTMNTCYLVPSRLLYAFGKDNTVPSALAHVNDRFHTPDVSLIITYVISVVFVLTATFRFAILITLASVTLVYLTHSFSGMMLPWLRPDLYAQSEFRLSPVACTIVGGIAAVTMGIFGWQTLSVNGIGPAVSMVLRGNVIEGLTSNPALMLFVWGLTGAAIFFGYRAYLRSQGSKVEDEQIIQQLYDSPEFQTDD